The Bombus vancouverensis nearcticus chromosome 3, iyBomVanc1_principal, whole genome shotgun sequence genomic sequence tattattgtgtatttaatactgatttagatttctaattaatacggtagttgctgccaccagaaatagtctaaggactatttcaaaatattttatttttattattttcttttacgcttaatgggtagcgttaactgacgcttaatgcaactggtaaacgaattccacttttcggctaacctgctatgcgcagggatactagcacgggagaggattaaagctgggtacaataaatatttttcctcgttgaacggatttttatttgaatgtaaaatggcttaggttattatataaatattttattagctagataatatatattttagcgttgctggattggataggaatgtgagatttttcgttgttttatataaatttatttttacgtttgacttcttcttctcttttaatttcgctgtagtagtttgccgttaggaccgaaactcaattcatttactacgatggattctgtcaccacgattttcttgccttttgagtttaataatcggggatgattctaacgatcctctctgtgtgggactcgtgtgatttcgcaagccttgcccaaagacgggtaatattttaccaacagtgggaggaggaatgcgaagatcgatgggtgttttcgataagcgaaaacaccgtttgcacaagccaacacagcgaacgatcctttggttaaattctcgaagggaaattgttctgttatatctctcttacaatcgcatgcaatgatggcaagaatatcagttaatagcaatgccggtattgttcttaattttcgattgaccccgacgatgtatttaatagtcctttctgtgcgggacttatgtgatttcgcaagccttgcccaaagacgagtaatattttaccaacaatgggaggaggaatgcgaagatcagtggatgtttcagtagttgaaaacaccgttcgcacaagccgacacagcggacaactcttttgttaaaagtttaaacaatgattctatcttcaaaaccgttcgcgaaaataaaacgaaatcgatgataggaagttctaattcaattctcgagggcaacgagattaccagagaagaaggaagttttcaaaattaattttcttaccttgaggagtaggtgctgtctggtgccattgcctcagccgctccggtggtcgtcgaagttttgttgagtttattatttgaactcgaatatagtttactatcaactcttactttatttatctattttaatacagactgagcaattcacttagctggattaataccgcaattacaatgcgcgtttgtgtttaaacgatgaaatgaggacttcaaagataaaattttctttttacttagtcgcgactctcttttcttgaccgaaaaaattaagaccccgaaacgcaaaatactatacaaaatttctaaacgcagtgacgagcgcaataacgaacgtagtaataaattaataatgggccgtaataacaaacgatcacaagaattatgaacaaactaatgaacgaagaataatgagccgtaaggaatgaacactataaaaaatgaacgaacgcaaattataagaagaatggacactataataatgaacaaagaataatgaaccgtaataagaatgttcaccagaataataatgagcgctgcgctatgttgctacgcttatttataatgccatcccccacggggtggtggtccactgggggtacgcttccgtgggaatcgggatgttgcagtttgggcttcttggaatcgtacgtgacaaaatgcaaattccatatttcgacttagtttttatcagtcctgtgttccgctgagctagcgtctaggagatttgaagcattccacgctgatctagtcctttccacgagaaacttccacgtgctgtaccgtgggaattaccggtgttcttcggcgcgtggaagggctggtggctgcagcatcattatcatttcaatgtttactgggtaaacacgcgcaactccgctgctctcccataacaaggacctcctccttcgagttgttttgcgtaagtttggatgtttgcatattaaggttgtttttgtgattttgattgttttttccttttttgctatttccctaggcttcggtgatcgacgttcgaacaatgtttgcggagtcgtttccatcagaggttcctttccagacttccctggtacgtatttagtcttgttcttagtccgcttgattcgtcctgtttcgttttatttaaaatataccgtgttgttctcagcccaagcgaaagagggattccgaagaacccatgggcgactcgggaggaccaatcaaacgcatgcggccctgtgataaaccacgagtatcagagtggttggaggaactattcaacattggtgccgaggccgtgtcgaaattgggctttgacgatttggttactttcgacgagaatttcttcgatgcagagaccgtcgtattggagagggaaccccctctggttgaaatcgttgataccgatcgttgcgtgaaagttcgttttgcgaatgaaattcccgaagaggttttggaggcacatcttcgtcaccatgcttctgggagaaagggaatttcccctgttgtgcgctattggtgtatgcgtgagttcagcgaactttatcccggagctccttgcttcgattttgatttagtgtagctgcttcaatttcgttggttcgctgtttgatgttccttattattattaattttttgatgtattttgttttgtgttcaatatatatatatatatatgtcgcagatgaaaggaaagccgaagcccttccttggaaattttgggaacatcctctagtaccttagcctagattttattatagttgtaattgcttaagatttgtaataagcgagattgggttcgaggtgacaatcggtcgctgaacgtagccacggtcacgggatggatgttttatctaacggaggtctggagtggttgtatgtgttttccgagaaatgtggttgtggcggcatgcggcctcgagagcgggccgagccacgtgtgatgttgcctcggaggtgccgatgcaatgggacatacattgtatttagtaatcaaaactccaggcggaaactgcctagcaacggcgtttggaactttctcgatgcttccaacgagtgtgcctagcaacggcgtttggaaccttctcgatgcttccaaacgggtatagaaaacaaaatgcaatcgtacagggagaaaaatctccacgaggctggcattcttgcgattgccttggagagtgatacatcgagcattttcgacgatcgcatttgcgtctaagttagtttcgcttagtaaggagttatcccggtgaccgtggattcgtttgaactcaaacattgctaatagtattatttaatttaattattcgtagatcgtattattcattaggcttagtgttcgttagacttattattagttgtacttattatttgttaagcttagtgatagacctgtatatacgtgtaaataaaatctcggctttgtgaaacgatggctagtccacatgaagagtcgtcgcgcgcccaaaattcgaatcctgatccgacatatatatatatatatatatattttgaatgtatagtgttaggttatctattttacgtttgttatttttttcaattttatatttccccccttttaattaattatatatatatatattttttttacatttgtagttgcgcatagaatttattaaagaaaagtgttaacaatgtgttttcatgatttgtttctcgcgcctgacttccattaatccctaatattcctgtcgccatgacgcgtgtaaatccaacatggctgctcataaatgtcatcagtaaagtttttagtgacgggtctttagttttgtttgatatcgaagtaatttttcgtctgtcgctcgtttttccttattctaccgcaattagaacatttatttattaatattgttttaaagtgacaatagtataatatgtatatatatatatatatatatatgtttatgttgtgtgtcacttcaatatggctaatgttttgtaattcttcgattgcgttatttgttgttttgagtagtttattttatagagtattcgataatataaaacatatgcactcacacatacatatatatatatatatacgtatttatatgtatatttctctcgttcatgtagtgttcgtacgaaatgaaatgttaattatttattttatattaatttcttttaataagatagaacacgcacacgcacacgtatatatgtatatatttctggcaaagtgattttcatttagattcttttgtgatatagtgttgtgtatttgaggttatgtgtcaatcatttgatttcatatatacatatatattttgtattgtgacaacatagtattgaaggttttattTCTAGATTATTCTGCGttttatgtgtgtttacatatttgtgcttgatgacagaatttctgtaagcaattcctcaagtcgttgcggtgttaattattttgagcgtttggcctgtcgacaggttgtcgcttggtcccaagtgttgcgttgtgtgttctattttttttgtagattattaatagtggttttagtttagaaaatagattatttatatgtttatatagagacatgcatgtttcataatgtagttcttattttataatgctttaccggcatgtaggctagttttaaatatgtatttcagattgtagaatgcacatagattagtagtagtttagaatatagatttttatatgtttatatagagacatgcatgtttcgtagcgtagttcttattttataactctttaccggaacgtaggctagttttaagtatgtttctgtttaatagaatgcgcacacatatatatatgtttctgacaatgtaacttttatttctttaataatacaatattgtatgttttatgtattcgttagactattagtttttaacttcgtatatacttatatttcataaattgataatattgtatttgttgcatagtattataagcactaacactaatatttactagtttattacatatctagcatatatgtttatacttatatgtaactctccaagttgattgattaaaatatatttatatatacatgtatttctggcgcttcaattatttccctttttgtagttattcttatttcctggtttatttgtttggttcgtaactcgttcaatccgttagctggttttatttattttattttatactggttggatttattaatcgccctcgctttgttaatccttcctttagtttcgtagcgccgtgtgttcgtttgtgcattcaaatctttattcgcgcgttttgtgtagaatagttttcttgttcttgttacggcgcgtgcggagcgcgggacgtgacacccccgcccttggagttcaaatttccaaaggaaatttgactgatggtgtctctgagttcgctcaaggcggacgtagatggcgttggttgttaagtgactaccggtgttatcgatatccctcgaggttgtgctgtttgatcatcgatatttcgttttcttttgaggtatagtagcaggtgggtaactgagccgcttattgctcctaatagggcgattccacatccgtaagtttcacgtaactggtatccgtgtatggctatatctattatcgtcttgattagtttaaatattacaagtattccaaatattgctgcactgacagttccaaattccataaaaccaatccataagcttgatacggtattttttgctattgtcgttaatgtgttttcgtccatcattcccaggatgtttactgttccagggacgattgtttttcctgttgctcctctggccaatgtgttcaaaactgcagatttttctgccgggaacatgacgtggtcccgtagtgcatcgaggtctttttgggtatatattccgctcgtggccaacgacgatggtgctgaatattgccacgtttggcgtacgtccgggcggagttcctgtggtgcaattgtttccatgggttttggtacgaatttgtgccagagtccgtcgatattgtatagcgtaggtagtaccgcgctacattctctgtggtttccgtgttgcgttaggatgtgtgtttttggcgttaaaaatgcggtgcgattcccttgccaaacgggtagctccgagtagcattctgttgtatgtcgtacttttacttgtaccggaatgcatttgactatgtggactgcttctcctgcgatcagggccatgtgtcctggggttttggatatggtatatgcaaattcatctttgtgtcagtatatcatggtacaatgttgtcatttgtcgtttaatatgtttctctacgtaaatgaattttgagttgatgtatgcgaatatgtccaagttttcgactgctgtcttgcttttggagataaacgtatttcctcttgttgtttcaactatttggggtgttcggtggatagtagggtatatccacacagtggctgttctccggttttagtcagtgcaaatgttacttcttgcgttgttagtgcgtaaactggttgtgctgattctctgttggtttttatttcctggatctttgtagcaattccttcatatagcacatcgtactgatcaaatttgcatggtgagggtggttgtggttgccaataagtgtatccgtcttcagcgtctagacagtttccttcgctaaaggtacatactgttcctgatttcagtagaattttgttcgcctcgatccgtactggcacaactgctgattttaaacttatccttactgttgcttgtacgacgaccttttcccagctcccgtatgggtctacatactgtgttccctggcagctgccgtcgtctgttagcttgccggctaggacaagcgaccttgtttctgttgcattatcttttaggccaactataaggttttgtggtccgagtgaaaatgtgccgtcttggtgcatccttgcacattgttggtcggttgtttcatggaggtattcggcgaatccgttatgcactgccgacgtgtgaaagtgcatgccacagtaatatacaattcgagttatttgcaccttgcattgccttacgttggtaaattcaaattctgagagttgaagtagttgtatataaatatcttgggtttcagtcattgtaggctgtatgctgcagtccccgatggagtttagagagatagtggtaacgttgaggtggttgccattgcagtcatatcctaccaggccgtatgctattttgatgagggtaagtacgatgaccaggcgattcatcttcctattaacaatttattaaattgtttcttactctcgagtttattagaaataagaataatcttttattattattaatatatataaaaaaaaatttatatttatgtttttttttttttgttaaaacttattatcggtgaaaataaataccatgaatgctacctgggttataattatatacgtatatgcatacgtattgctaagtaatatagatgagatttgttttatcgttataaatatataagtatatattatctataggaatagatattacaattatagcttgtctttgaatatatatatatgtgcgtgtaatggtaaatatgacgacttattttacgagtcactcggattatcaatggaagtgagtgtcatagatatcgcctactttacaacatgcgtgcatatatatattggtaaacataagtgaaaattatatgcataattataaatgtcgtttgtttacaggtggatagcatcagtatttggtcttgtgcgtagcatacaagtactttatagttctacggcgcggattgctattccttgaactaaaaagtttctttcaaggtgagttagattagtgtaaacgatcatgcattggaggcatgatatagcgggttgtaggtccgctaggtttatatcacacatacgacagtatgatattcgtgttcttgcagatactccgcatatgaaatgagtgggtgggtcgtctcataggtcctggtggtctggatctaagttatcgaaacagtcttgacaaagatgaccgttatctaaatggtagacagaacgtatcaaccgaacacgaggcaagactgaacatcaTCCATcgcccgtctgagtcctctatgttagggttgatgaactcgccacctgttctggacatacatacgaaaacagttaatatatatattttataattttttataagttttgttcggacctatccctttgtacaaatactgtatccctgtatgtggtataatatataatatgttatggttatgttagttgttgtttattatatatattttccttatctctctctttttttttctttttttttattattttttttttgtgttcagtacctagcattgctattataatgctgtattacattgtattagctattatttgtgttggggtgcgtgcgacgaattttcaacatggtcgcttgcgtgtatcgtttgtttaatgtcaacagtagcgtgttgttgaaatagttaatttgttaatcattatagtttattttgtagtgtttctgtaatattgtttgtgtttcatgatattgtgtgtgtcaataccgtgtgctaccttaatgcgatagcatagattgtgttgttttcgaatttcgatagtcattgttttgattatacgtgactcgcatttatataaatcttgtttaatttagttaatgttttttttctttttttttttgtgtattgtgttaccagatattttgtgtaacgtaactttattcctttgcaccgagttcagtcatgttgttaatatttagttagtctatcttgattaatttctaacttattcctgtgtttattaacctttcttattttccctattaatttattattgcatgtacttgctatttgctattattttgtgtatgatatgagttagttcccttattagtgattaaaacctacttgttagattaacattgtctgtaattcttcagattctactcttccgatgctgcatcacttacctagatcattcccacaacatcacctgattcttcgatatgccttggatacttactacggttgtcttcaatcgtcttatatttgtggccataaaggtactgtttagtttatttagtttaatatgtgtataatgcattgtgtgtgcgaccgctattgtgtattacaaaatccacttctacatgttagatataataatataacaatactacgtagattaatacataataagatatccttttactttcaattaatctatcttaattattttctaaccactttctacacttatcagctattttatttcttcttgttaatctgcgacattcatgcatgtacacttccttgtatggtgattaattgttcacgaggtaagttgcacttccactgttttagttattcgttgaactaacacgttttacattcaaacagtaatcggatcatttgtaataaacttctttttcttttcaggtttccgccatctgtgttgttcgacgaacagtgccatgcttccatagcattgttataacatttagtactgttgtattttgcattaaggcagttgaagttaatttgttcatttatttttcagctggctgttgtacatggtgtttcgcaaaccgagatccataacctattttgcacgtaaaccttctcgtatgatgattacttgttcacaaggtaactttcactttcactcttttaattatttattgaatcaacacgttttatattcaaacaataattagagtacatataataatttttccttttctcttttaggtgttcgatatctgtattattcgacgaacagcactacaacatacactaccgcactacgttgcccactgaaatcactttattcattgcttatttcggttatgcgctagttttagcttgtttaagtgcactgttcgcggaatcccttttacttcaatcttgacgttctggttctgcaagatttctagcaccttgtatggtccagtatattgatcggagaattttcctttactaggttcttttagtagatatatcgaatctcctgttttaaaatcttgagggttaattcgtcgatcgttagtcttagtttggattttatcaaattttctcttgccattcgttgtacagtgttaattttattgaacagatcttcgagatattctgcgcatgttggttccgtgttctcttcgattgttacttcaccaataggttctctggctagatgtccgaaactaatttgtgcggggagaatttcgttcctttccttcattttagtttttattttgcgccaagacacaggtttactgacattgatccaattatccaattgcttgctaatagcatttaagatacaaatttttgagagtgccgcagccatattaacccaaaaatattttgtatatagtatagtgtgataccatccatattttcctgggggaatcataagatcagcactacttactatgttacccacgtcaaatattagatgtagtaaccaataaagtatttttaatccaattataatccaatggctagcatatttattcaagtttttatatatatcttcgactggtgattccctgttttctcccttttgatttctttgagctcgttgaacttgcgtttcttcagcttgaaaatgtttagaatccttttccttagttacccttttttcttcttcatttattttattcgcagcacctttatttttctctaccttttcaggatgaatagttttactggaagtgcttattataattaaattattatttatttgtatggaacgtttaggaatatttttggtagatttggaattattctttgaatttttattacaaacctttttgcttatagattctgttttggatttagggatagctatatttttattttctatagtgtgatcttccttgcaatttaatgatttggctttgagttcgataaagtttccttctgatggttttatagaagtttttgagtgagatgcactcgctatctcttttcctattatggttgaaacattcacgaaattcgtggagtcttgcttttgtatctttgccaagtcgaacgtggagaggcgatttgcacttcccagcgggtccaatatctctgtgatgttaggtagtggataagcattgcctgtcgtctcgtcgttcaatttcctagtttctgctttgtctgaaagttctttggcactaacattatttatcttgtttggtaactcagaaaatttctcactcatgatcctgtctatggcaccgtgcgtccttttattatttaacgtgacattatcccttatcacagcaacggaatggtgtttgcattgaaaagttgattggttgaaatgatcagcatctctcttttgatttagatctctatcgaggtatttatttatgcgtttttcttcccaagttattgctcttgtttctttcctgacattttcttctattcccgggttgtttagatgtttctgcgacggcggtacaaatctccagtcctggcggttgtttacagtatagatactattgtatggtggatgagcgttgttttggttataattaccgaaggtgtcggacgttggtatcgaattctattgttcacttgttttaattctcgtgttgctttcacggcttagcggtacgcatcgtccaaggattggtatcctgctatctttactcgtaaatacacctcgtttgggagccccttaacgaaagcttccctcgtgtctcgatctatcctatcttgaaatacggtgccgtactcgtacctttccccgttcattatcgccagcctgagatctttgacgcgttctatgtagtccaaaatatcttctcccggtcgttgaaatattgtagctaattcccctttatattcgttaaccgtttttcccggaccgaacatatcttttaatttattcccgaaatcgtttaaacttattacttctgtgtcttctacggcgagaaacgcgtgtccgcgaagcttattcgttaataattttactaactgagattcttgatgcctaggaaccatgtttcgtgcacgctcgcatgctcttaaaaatcgaaataccgagggtcgatgtccgtcgaacactggtactgtctctattgcatcttttaacttaattgattggggattaacttctatcggtattgtcgcttgggaaattatcggcgatgatacgggtgtcttgatttccttttttattttcagtgaacgcacatcgtcttgtaatttattcattgttgtactcatgtcgcgaaaattcgcatcccatgctttaagtttttccgataacatcaagatcatgcctttgtccaacgattctaatttagtcgacattatttcttaggtatatattttatcgataatcgtgacaactttaatcccttgtggagcgaatcgaaccgtttaaaccaactttaatcctccgtggagcgtatcccaccgctgccaccaaaaatttattactttactctgttacgtatctatttgtttaaat encodes the following:
- the LOC143302520 gene encoding uncharacterized protein LOC143302520, giving the protein MRRPTHSFHMRSICKNTNIILSKMNRLVIVLTLIKIAYGLVGYDCNGNHLNVTTISLNSIGDCSIQPTMTETQDIYIQLLQLSEFEFTNVRQCKVQITRIVYYCGMHFHTSAVHNGFAEYLHETTDQQCARMHQDGTFSLGPQNLIVGLKDNATETRSLVLAGKLTDDGSCQGTQYVDPYGSWEKVVVQATVRISLKSAVVPVRIEANKILLKSGTVCTFSEGNCLDAEDGYTYWQPQPPSPCKFDQYDVLYEGIATKIQEIKTNRESAQPVYALTTQEVTFALTKTGEQPLCGYTLLSTEHPK